Proteins found in one Zea mays cultivar B73 chromosome 1, Zm-B73-REFERENCE-NAM-5.0, whole genome shotgun sequence genomic segment:
- the LOC100274352 gene encoding Ubiquitin carboxyl-terminal hydrolase 3: MGAAGSRLEKALGEQFPEGERYFGLENFGNTCYCNSVLQALYFCVPFRDQLLEYYANNKNTGDVEENMLTCLADLFSQISSQKKKTGVIAPKRFIQRLKKQNEIFRSYMHQDAHEFLNFLLNELVDILEKEHNAARESLQNLSLQKNSNGPIDGQPNGSHKELAVTWVHKCFQGILTNETRCLRCETVTDRDETFFDLSLDIEQNSSLTSCLKNFSSTETLNAEDKFFCDKCCSLQEAQKRMKIKKPPNILVIHLKRFKYIEQLQRYKKLSYRVVFPLELKLLNTVDNSDLEYSLFAVVVHVGSGPNHGHYISLVKSHNHWLFFDDENVEMTDESMVQAFFGSPQEFSGNTDNGYILFYESLAERS, from the exons ATGGGCGCGGCGGGCTCCAGGTTGGAGAAGGCGCTGGGCGAgcagttccccgagggcgagcgcTACTTCGGCCTCGAGAACTTCGGAAACACCTGCTACTGCAACAGCGTGCTGCAG GCACTTTATTTTTGTGTTCCTTTCCGTGATCAATTGCTGGAGTACTATGCAAACAATAAAAACACCGGAGATGTTGAAGAGAACATGCTAACCTGCCTGGCTGATCTGTTCTCTCAG ATCAGTAGCCAGAAGAAGAAAACAGGGGTTATTGCTCCTAAGCGTTTTATACAACGATTGAAGAAACAAAATGAGATTTTCCGCAGCTATATGCATCAG GATGCTCATGAGTTTCTGAATTTTTTACTGAATGAGCTAGTTGACATTCTAGAGAAAGAACATAATGCTGCAAGAGAGTCTCTTCAAAATCTCTCACTCCAAAAGAATTCAAATGGCCCTATTGATGGCCAACCCAATGGTAGTCACAAAGAATTAGCTGTCACATGGGTTCATAAATGCTTCCAG GGAATATTGACTAATGAAACAAGGTGTCTGAGATGTGAAACTGTGACTGATAGAGATGAAACATTTTTTGACCTGAGCCTGGACATCGAACAGAATAGTTCACTCACCAGCTGTCTTAAGAACTTCAGCTCAACAGAGACTTTGAATGCAGAGGACAAGTTCTTCTGTGACAAATGCTGCAG TTTGCAGGAAGCACAAAAAAGGATGAAAATAAAAAAACCACCAAACATTCTAGTAATTCATCTCAAGCGGTTCAAGTATATTGAGCAGCTTCAGCGCTACAAAAAACTATCATACAGAGTGGTTTTCCCACTGGAGCTTAAACTTCTTAATACAGTTGATAATTCGGACTTGGAATACTCCCTTTTCGCTGTGGTAGTTCATGTTGGAAGTGGGCCAAACCATGGCCACTATATCAGTTTGGTTAAGAGCCACAATCATTGGTTATTCTTTGATGACGAGAACGTTGAGATGACTGATGAGTCCATGGTACAGGCATTCTTTGGCTCACCGCAGGAGTTCAGTGGTAATACTGATAATGGCTACATACTCTTCTATGAAAGCCTTGCTGAAAGAAGTTGA
- the LOC100277510 gene encoding uncharacterized protein LOC100277510, with product MAPPPPEDLQCAVNVKCAAPPALAAGDGELRWLRRCVEAAAKGFAIGAGLKGGLALFSVLVRIRSRRSPRSRKAGAMTNEEAVVLAVKETVRYGLFLGTFAGSYVSVDEYIAAVWGRKRTARWRSFLAGLIAGPSMLLTGPGTQHTSLAIYILMRAAVLASRCGIKSKRFGKICKPLTWSHGDVFLMCLSSAQILSAYILKQDSLPSSYKSFLNKHGGKDLTILQGVKDVVNHTAFSNLVGIEKYYKSVGVDIKLDPNMKVPCSIVHGNQSCTGHVFSFLLQAYGRAVPVYVPVYLVPALVVHRQHLMKRPYSIIGKSFLGVARSSLFLSVYCASAWAWTCLLFRIFRRANTPLVILGTFPTGLALLIEKKSRRIEISLYCLARAIESFFTWMTDAGLCPPILQIKRADVVVFSIATSIIMHCYAQEREVFRSKYLNVLDWVFGVPPPPDSEDKNCYLPDEAKKCQ from the exons ATGGCGCCCCCGCCGCCGGAGGATCTCCAATGCGCCGTGAACGTCAAgtgcgccgcgccgccggcgctGGCCGCGGGGGACGGCGAGCTCCGGTGGCTGCGGCGGTGCGTGGAGGCGGCAGCGAAGGGCTTCGCCATCGGCGCAGGCCTCAAGGGCGGCCTCGCGCTCTTCTCCGTCCTCGTCCGCATCCGCAGCCGCCGCTCCCCCAGATCGAG GAAGGCCGGAGCTATGACCAACGAGGAGGCCGTGGTGCTCGCGGTCAAGGAGACTGTGAGGTATGGCTTGTTCTTGGGGACCTTTGCCGGCAGCTACGTCTCCGTCGATGAGTACATCGCCGCCGTCTGGGGACGTAAGAG AACAGCAAGGTGGAGGTCATTTTTAGCTGGGTTGATTGCTGGTCCTTCTATGCTCCTGACAGGACCAGGAACTCAGCATACTAGCTTGGCTATATACATTCTGATGCGTGCAGCAGTGCTTGCATCCCGTTGTGGAATAAAGAGCAAGCGTTTTGGAAAGATCTGTAAACCTTTGACTTGGTCACATGGTGATGTCTTCCTTATGTGCCTCTCATCTGCACAAATTTT GTCAGCATACATTTTAAAGCAGGACAGTTTGCCATCATCATATAAATCATTTCTAAACAAGCATGGTGGAAAAGATCTTACTATTTTGCAAGGTGTGAAGGATGTAGTCAACCACACTGCTTTCAGTAACTTAGTGGGTATCGAGAAGTACTACAAATCTGTTGGTGTTGACATAAAGCTAGATCCAAACATGAAAGTGCCTTGCTCA ATTGTGCATGGTAACCAGTCATGTACAGGACATGTCTTTTCATTCTTGTTACAAGCATATGGAAGAGCAGTTCCTGTATATGTTCCAGTCTACTTAGTCCCTGCACTTGTAGTTCATAGGCAGCATCTCatgaaaag GCCTTACTCAATTATAGGGAAGAGTTTTCTAGGAGTAGCAAGATCTAGTCTGTTTCTCTCAGTATACTGTGCATCTGCATG GGCTTGGACCTGCCTGCTTTTTAGGATCTTCCGGAGAGCCAATACCCCTCTTGTCATCCTTGGCACG TTTCCAACAGGTCTGGCTTTGCTCATCGAGAAGAAGAGCAGGAGGATTGAGATATCCCTGTACTGTCTTGCCAGAGCTATCGAGAGTTTTTTCACATGGATGACCGATGCAGGACTCTGCCCTCCAATACTTCAGATAAAGCGAGCTGATGTGGTTGTGTTCAGCATAGCTACCTCTATCATTATGCACTGCTATGCGCAGGAAAGAGAAGTCTTCCGGTCCAAGTACCTGAATGTGCTGGACTGGGTATTTGGTGTGCCGCCACCACCCGACAGTGAGGATAAGAACTGCTATCTACCAGATGAAGCCAAGAAATGCCAGTGA